A single region of the Sorghum bicolor cultivar BTx623 chromosome 7, Sorghum_bicolor_NCBIv3, whole genome shotgun sequence genome encodes:
- the LOC8070080 gene encoding U-box domain-containing protein 19 translates to MAPPPPRRRRMLSLPAVCPCEAIAPAPLLASLLSLAAGVAGLPAAADVDALPALRGAASEAVRIAGLLLAFLDGIRVPDDEAEAAPAVLVLGLSELHVALQKLRLLLADCARKGARLWVLMNADLVASELRVILGSVATAMDVLLPAGDVIRASPDAEELAGLVSRHARRAAARLRPDPDDDRAARAVRSVLARFASGATPDAEDARLVLDRVGLVTWSDCAEEAAFLEAELLDRLETGSDDDNDLVLITGLMAFLLYCRVVLFDRIDDSGSGKVDKAAATAGNRVTPPRFNLSVNPEALQCPITLELMTDPVTVATGQTYDRASIKKWIKSGCRTCPVTGERLRSAELVPNVAARGVIEQLLLSRGVPLHEPSSKHRYAVDKTATPFGAAAAGGVRLSAAFLTARLSSGAPEAQQRKATHEARKLSKRNVFYRACLVEAGAVPWLLHLLSSMDASVQDNAVAGLLNLSKHPDGRRALVEAGGLGLIVDAVNVAAKVEARQNAAAVLFYLSSNPEYCEEISRIPEAIPTLVRLARDGAYRGRKNALVSLYGLLQCADAHGKAVSAGAVDALAGLMLAGRASSTGGDDDDLAVDAVALLARLAEQPAGARAVAASSELVTRLVDFLGEAASRSAREHCVALLASLGRHCGDKVLALLGKLPGLTPALYALIADGTPQAGKRARWLVNEIHRHYEQRQTPAASAPAPATGDRVIRV, encoded by the coding sequence atggcgccgccgccgccgcgccgacgACGGATGCTGTCGCTGCCGGCGGTGTGCCCGTGCGAGGCCATCGCGCCGGCGCCGCTGCTGGCGTCGCTGCTCTCCCTGGCCGCGGGCGTCGCGGgtctccccgccgccgccgacgtggaCGCGCTCCCGGCGCTCCGTGGCGCGGCTAGCGAGGCCGTCCGGATCGCCGGCCTCCTCCTCGCGTTCCTCGACGGCATCCGCGTCCCGGACGACGAGGCAGAGGCGGCCCCGGCCGTGCTCGTGCTGGGGCTCTCGGAGCTGCACGTGGCGCTGCAGAAGCTGCGGCTCCTGCTCGCTGACTGCGCCCGGAAGGGGGCGCGCCTGTGGGTGCTCATGAACGCGGACCTGGTGGCGTCCGAGCTCCGGGTGATTCTGGGCTCCGTCGCCACGGCCATGGACGTGCTGCTGCCGGCGGGGGACGTCATCAGGGCGTCCCCCGACGCCGAGGAGCTCGCGGGGCTGGTGTCCCGGCAcgcgcggcgcgcggcggcgcggcTGCGGCCGGACCCGGACGACGACCGCGCGGCGCGGGCCGTGCGCTCGGTGCTCGCGCGGTTCGCCAGCGGCGCCACGCCCGACGCCGAGGACGCCAGGCTCGTCCTCGACCGCGTCGGCCTCGTCACCTGGTCGGACTGCGCCGAGGAGGCCGCGTTCCTCGAGGCCGAGCTGCTGGACCGCCTGGAGACCGGCAGCGACGACGACAACGACCTCGTGCTCATCACCGGCCTCATGGCGTTCCTGCTCTACTGCCGCGTCGTCTTGTTCGACCGCATTGATGATTCCGGTTCAGGCAAGGTCGACAAGGCCGCCGCCACGGCGGGGAACAGGGTCACCCCGCCGAGGTTCAACCTCAGCGTCAACCCGGAGGCGCTGCAGTGCCCGATCACGCTGGAGCTGATGACGGACCCGGTCACGGTGGCCACCGGCCAGACGTACGACCGCGCGTCCATCAAGAAGTGGATCAAGAGCGGGTGCCGGACGTGCCCCGTCACCGGCGAGAGGCTCCGCAGCGCGGAGCTGGTGCCGAACGTGGCGGCGCGCGGGGTCATCGAGCAGCTCCTCCTCAGCCGTGGCGTCCCTCTCCACGAGCCCAGCAGCAAGCACCGGTACGCGGTCGACAAGACCGCCACGCCGTTCGGGGCCGCCGCGGCCGGCGGCGTGCGCCTCTCCGCGGCGTTCCTGACGGCGAGGCTGTCCAGCGGAGCGCCCGAGGCGCAGCAGAGGAAGGCGACGCACGAGGCCCGCAAGCTGTCGAAGCGGAACGTCTTCTACCGGGCGTGCCTCGTGGAGGCCGGCGCCGTGCCGTGGCTGCTCCACCTGCTCTCCTCCATGGACGCGTCCGTGCAGGACAACGCCGTGGCGGGGCTGCTGAACCTGTCCAAGCACCCCGACGGGCGGCGCGCGCTGGTGGAGGCCGGCGGGCTGGGTCTCATCGTGGACGCCGTGAACGTGGCCGCCAAGGTGGAGGCGCGGCAGAACGCGGCGGCCGTGCTGTTCTATCTGTCGTCCAACCCGGAGTACTGCGAGGAGATCAGCCGCATCCCGGAGGCGATCCCGACGTTGGTGCGCCTGGCGCGCGACGGCGCGTACCGGGGCCGGAAGAACGCGCTGGTGAGCCTCTACGGGCTGCTCCAGTGCGCCGACGCGCACGGCAAGGCGGTGTCTGCGGGCGCAGTGGACGCGCTCGCCGGCCTGATGCTGGCGGGGCGCGCGTCGTCCACCggcggagacgacgacgacctcgccgtcgacgccgTCGCGCTGCTCGCGAGGCTCGCGGAGCAGCCGGCGGGGGCGCGCGCCGTGGCGGCGAGCTCGGAGCTGGTGACGAGGCTGGTGGACTTCCTCGGCGAGGCGGCGTCGCGGTCGGCCAGGGAGCACTGCGTGGCGCTGCTGGCGTCGCTGGGCCGGCACTGCGGGGACAAGGTGCTGGCGCTGCTGGGCAAGCTGCCTGGCCTGACGCCGGCGCTGTACGCGCTCATCGCCGACGGGACACCGCAGGCGGGCAAGAGAGCGCGGTGGCTGGTGAATGAGATCCACCGCCACTACGAGCAGCGCCAGACTCCGGCGGCGTCCGCGCCAGCGCCGGCGACCGGCGACCGTGTCATCCGTGTATAG
- the LOC8075607 gene encoding thioredoxin-like protein YLS8, protein MSYLLPHLHSGWAVDQAILAEEERLVIIRFGHDWDETCMQMDEVLAAVAETIKNFAVIYLVDITEVPDFNTMYELYDPSTVMFFFRNKHIMIDLGTGNNNKINWALKDKQEFIDIVETVYRGARKGRGLVIAPKDYSTKYRY, encoded by the exons ATGTCGTACCTGCTGCCGCATCTGCACTCGGGGTGGGCGGTGGACCAGGCCATCCTCGCCGAGGAGGAGCGCCTCGTCATCATCCGCTTCGGCCACGACTGGGACGAGACCTGCATGCAG ATGGATGAAGTGCTGGCAGCAGTAGCTGAGACCATAAAGAACTTTGCAGTCATCTACCTTGTCGACATCACGGAGGTCCCTGATTTCAACACCATGTATGAGCTGTACGACCCTTCGACGGTGATGTTCTTCTTCCGGAACAAGCACATCATGATTGATCTCGGGACAGGAAACAACAACAAGATCAACTGGGCCCTGAAGGACAAGCAAGAGTTCATCGACATCGTGGAGACTGTTTACAGGGGTGCCCGGAAAGGCCGCGGTCTGGTGATCGCCCCAAAGGACTACTCCACCAAGTACCGTTACTAA